The following proteins are co-located in the Streptomyces sp. NBC_00435 genome:
- a CDS encoding LAETG motif-containing sortase-dependent surface protein, translating to MKNLKRAPLSFRRAAAVAVAAAGVAVVIAGPASAAQGASATPSARPAPASAAPSAVPSTAPSVVPTSPKPQPSVSRPPTATPSASPSAAPAAPSATPGSNGEPELAHTGSSATTAALGAGAAVLLAAGAATLYAVRRRANG from the coding sequence GTGAAGAACCTGAAGCGCGCCCCGCTGTCCTTCCGCAGGGCGGCTGCCGTCGCCGTCGCCGCCGCCGGGGTGGCCGTCGTTATCGCCGGGCCGGCCTCCGCCGCGCAGGGGGCGTCCGCCACGCCGAGCGCCCGGCCCGCCCCCGCGTCGGCCGCGCCCAGTGCCGTGCCGAGCACCGCGCCCAGCGTGGTCCCGACCTCTCCGAAGCCGCAGCCCTCGGTGAGCCGGCCCCCGACCGCGACGCCGAGCGCCTCCCCGAGCGCGGCTCCCGCCGCCCCCAGTGCGACCCCGGGTTCCAACGGCGAACCCGAGCTCGCGCATACTGGCTCCTCCGCCACCACGGCCGCACTCGGAGCCGGGGCCGCCGTGCTGCTCGCCGCCGGGGCCGCGACCCTGTACGCCGTTCGGCGCCGCGCCAACGGCTGA
- a CDS encoding SigE family RNA polymerase sigma factor, whose protein sequence is MLHLAPSVGPAVPGFDRVRRGLWSFLLHRERSAPAAPPAHPEPHRHGYTYGHPTEDGGPPPTVTELYHAHRLQMVRLAVLLVDDLGTAEDVVQDAFTALYRRHGERIAEVDNALGYLRTAVVNTARSVLRRRRTARAWIPPAPVDVPSAEASVVLDEAHREVLAALGRLTPRRRQVLVLRYWADLSEAEIAETLGISRGSVKSNASRGLDALERILEGRT, encoded by the coding sequence GTGCTCCACCTCGCACCATCCGTGGGCCCCGCGGTACCCGGTTTCGACCGGGTGCGGCGGGGCTTGTGGTCGTTCCTGCTGCACCGCGAGCGGTCCGCCCCGGCCGCCCCGCCCGCGCACCCGGAGCCGCACCGGCACGGATACACGTACGGTCACCCCACCGAGGACGGCGGCCCGCCGCCCACCGTGACCGAGCTCTACCATGCCCATCGGCTGCAGATGGTCCGGCTGGCCGTGCTGCTCGTGGACGACCTGGGCACCGCCGAGGACGTGGTGCAGGACGCCTTCACGGCGCTGTACCGGCGCCACGGCGAGCGGATCGCGGAGGTGGACAACGCGCTGGGCTACCTGCGCACCGCCGTGGTCAACACGGCCCGCTCCGTACTGCGCCGGCGCCGGACCGCCCGTGCGTGGATCCCGCCCGCGCCCGTCGACGTACCGTCCGCCGAGGCGTCCGTGGTCCTGGACGAGGCACACCGCGAAGTGCTGGCCGCGCTGGGCCGCCTGACGCCGAGGCGGCGGCAGGTTCTGGTGCTGCGCTACTGGGCCGACCTCAGCGAGGCGGAGATCGCCGAGACGCTGGGGATCAGCCGGGGCTCGGTGAAATCGAACGCGAGCCGTGGACTGGACGCGCTGGAACGGATTCTGGAGGGTCGGACATGA
- a CDS encoding helix-turn-helix domain-containing protein, producing MWSVVSSCAVPAGERFDWYADIISREVMPAALSSERPAEFQGEAAVLDLGDLRVAKFALSPLRSRRTPALIRRGDPEQYQLALLREGSTSMSQHRNDCTIGAGDLMLWDTSRPSDNEMLADRGQARATILMLPREALPLRDQRPELTPPVVAARHNISLRTLHQLFHGQGESVRARIRRRRLEQCRADLARPGPGAHRVHAIAARWGFSGPVVFSRSFREAYGVSPAEFRALSLEEAGAERAASRPAAAPFR from the coding sequence ATGTGGTCAGTGGTGTCGTCGTGCGCGGTACCGGCGGGGGAGCGGTTCGACTGGTACGCCGACATCATCTCGCGCGAAGTGATGCCCGCGGCTCTCAGCAGCGAGCGGCCCGCGGAGTTCCAGGGCGAGGCCGCCGTACTGGACCTGGGGGACCTCCGGGTGGCGAAGTTCGCCCTGTCGCCGCTCCGTTCACGGCGCACACCCGCGCTGATCCGGCGCGGCGACCCGGAGCAGTACCAGCTGGCGCTCCTGCGCGAGGGCAGCACATCGATGTCCCAGCACCGCAACGACTGCACCATCGGGGCCGGGGACCTCATGCTCTGGGACACCTCGCGCCCCTCCGACAACGAGATGCTCGCCGACCGCGGCCAGGCGCGGGCGACGATCCTGATGCTTCCCAGGGAGGCGCTGCCCCTGCGTGACCAGCGCCCGGAGCTGACGCCGCCCGTCGTCGCCGCCCGCCACAACATCTCCCTGCGCACGCTCCACCAGCTCTTCCACGGCCAGGGGGAGAGCGTCCGGGCCCGGATCCGCAGGCGCCGGCTGGAGCAGTGCCGCGCCGACCTCGCACGCCCCGGTCCCGGGGCGCACCGGGTGCACGCCATCGCCGCCCGCTGGGGCTTCAGCGGCCCCGTGGTCTTCAGCCGCTCCTTCCGCGAGGCGTACGGAGTCAGCCCCGCGGAGTTCCGTGCGCTGAGCCTGGAGGAAGCCGGTGCCGAGCGTGCGGCGAGCCGGCCGGCCGCTGCACCGTTCCGGTGA